CATTTTGGTATACTCCAGTATGACACATGATAGCCACATCATTACTGACACTTGAGTCATTATCGAAAAAATGCCTACGAATCACTGTAGTGTCTAGAACTCAATCTAAAAGGTCATTATGGTAAAATTGGAACGTCAAATATCAAATTGGATAATTTCGTAAATTTTAGAGACCATATGGAGATTAAGTGAATAAACCTTCAATACAAATGCGTGTAGTAAGCAAGTTGTAGATTTATCTTAAAATAAGATGattatttatgtaaaaataatagttaagcATCATTAGATGATTCAATATGATTAACCGagttatttaatataatacatATCAACATTTAAAGTAAAGCacatatttttttgtgtatgttAATTCATTATAAATTAACTTGCATCACTAGAATTTTCATGAAGAGTTTTTGAAGTCAAAATGGTCAAAGAAGAAGCAAAGTTTTAGTTGAATACAATAATCATCAATTGGGTAGATATTGCTAGAAGCTAATGTTGGAAGCTTGAAGATTTTTGAAGAACATTCAAGAGAGTAGTATACCTACAACATTCTACAACattgaagaaattcaaaatcaaattgaattgaaattggaaGTCAAGCAAATTAGAAGATTATGGAAACTACATGAATACAAGTTGAAAGAAGATTCATGAAGCCAACTCATAAAATAGTAGTCATTACAAAATTGAGTTGtaattcataaattattattttagtaggaagcattgcctatataaaggcacatATGCCTTGTGAAATGGATGTGTGTGTTTTATAATGAAAATGAGTATGTTTTGAAATTCTCTCCTTTGTTTTATGAGTGTTAGTGAGtttgaaagatgaaaatatGATAGCGTCATTTATATGAGTGAGTGATCCTAGGGCCAAGTAAAATTATACTTACATTTGGTATCAGAGTTGGTTAATCCAGCGCCTGGTGTTTGAGAGTTTGTGAGGTGTGAGAGAGTTCTCACATAGTTGTTTATTCATAGAGTCAGTATGTCAAACACTTTCAATATTGTGTGGTCCGGTCCCAAGTTAGATGGAAAACTTGATTATAGTTATTGGGAGACTTTGATGTCCACCCATTTGAAGGCCCAAAACCTGTGGAATTTCATTGAACCGGGTTTGCAAGAAGGAGCAGATGCTGCCCAACAAAGGAGAGATCAATTGGTGCTATCTCAAACTCATCAAAGTGTAGATTATACGGTGTTTGGCAAAATAGCAAATGCCAAAAGTGCAAAGGAAGCATGGAACACGTTGAAGCTGTCATACAAAGGCGTAGATAAAGCTCAGAAAGCAAAGCTACAGTCTTtaagaagagaatatgaaagGTACGAGATGTCTAGCTCAGAAACCGTTGAGCGAGATGTATAGCTCAAAAACTATTGAGCAATATTTTACTCGTGTTACAGATCTTGTCAATAAGATGAGAGTCTATGGAGAAGATATGTCCGATAGTAAAATGGTGGAGAAAATTCTTTGCACCATGCCGATGAAGTATGACCATATGGTGACTACAATACTAGAGTCCTACGATATAGATACTATGACGATTGCAGAGTTGCAAGGAACCATGGAAAGCCACATCAGTAGAATACTAGAGAAGTCAGAAAAATCAACCGAGGAAGCCCTGAAAAGTCGGGTGAATTTAAACAATGTTGCATAATCAAGTCGTACACAAGAAGGACGAGGTCGTggttttaattttcaaagtAGAGGCAGAGAAAGTTTCAGAGGTAGAGGTCGTGGCAATTACAACCAAGGAAGTTACAATAATTTTACACCACCTAATCAAGGAAGAGGTGGAACGAATTTCAGGCTTGTCAACCGAGGAAGAGGTTGAGGCAATTTTTATCAAGAAATAACCAATTTCAACTGCTTTCATTGTGGAAAGTATGGACACAAAGCAGCAGATTGCAGATTCAAAATGGTGAATAACAATCAAGCACACGTTGCAGAAAATCAGCATCAAAACACTGATGATAATCCGGGTACTCagactttattttttacaagtaattcatgtgctgaagatgaaaatatatggtacttggataatgcttgcaGTAATCATATGTCTGGTAGAAAGGAGTTATTTTCTTCANNNNNNNNNNNNNNNNNNNNNNNNNNNNNNNNNNNNNNNNNNNNNNNNNNNNNNNNNNNNNNNNNNNNNNNNNNNNNNNNNNNNNNNNNNNNNNNNNNNNNNNNNNNNNNNNNNNNNNNNNNNNNNNNNNNNNNNNNNNNNNNNNNNNNNNNNNNNNNNNNNNNNNNNNNNNNNNNNNNNNNNNNNNNNNNNNNNNNNNNNNNNNNNNNNNNNNNNNNNNNNNNNNNNNNNNNNNNNNNNNNNNNNNNNNNNNNNNNNNNNNNNNNNNNNNNNNNNNNNNNNNNNNNNNNNNNNNNNNNNNNNNNNNNNNNNNNNNNNNNNNNNNNNNNNNNNNNNNNNNNNNNNNNNNNNNNNNNNNNNNNNNNNNNNNNNNNNNNNNNNNNNNNNNNNNNNNNNNNNNNNNNNNNNNNNNNNNNNNNNNNNNNNNNNNNNNNNNNNNNNNNNNNNNNNNNNNNNNNNNNNNNNNNNNNNNNNNNNNNNNNNNNNNNNNNNNNNNNNNNNNNNNNNNNNNNNNNNNNNNNNNNNNNNNNNNNNNNNNNNtgaaagaaagaatagaaccATCATGGATATGGTCAGATGCATGCTCAAGTCAAAACAAATGCCTAAAGAGTTTTGGGCAGAAGCAGTCGCAACAGCAGTTCATATTTTAAACAGGTGTCCAACAAAAAGTGTTCGTGATAAAACTCCAGAGGAAGCTTGGAGTGAAAAGCGGCCTTCCATTCATCATTTCAGAGTCTTTGGGTGTATCGCTTATGCCCACGTACCAGATCAATTAAGGAAGAAGTTAGATAACAAAGGCGAgaagtgtatttttattggcTATAGCACAGACTCAAAAGCATACAAGTTGTACaatccaaaaataaagaaagtgaTCATCAGCAGAGACGTGACGTTTGACGAGAAAGCCATGTGGGACTGAAACACAAAGACAGAAAAGCATCCgattataatttcaaatacatgtgattatgaagaagaaagacaacCTGGTGCAACCGAGCAACCAAAATTATCTAGAAGACCTCAAAGAGAGAAGAGACTACCAGCTAGATTAACAGATTATGAGGTTGGCAATGACAACGATCAGTCCGATgaagaaatcataaattttgCTCTATTTTCAGATTGTGAGCCGTTGAACTTTGAAGAAGCCTTTAAAGACAACAATTGGAAGAAAACAATGGATGAGGAGATTCATGCCATTGAGAAGAATGACACATGGGAGCTGACAGATTTACCAGCAGATAAAAAGCCGATTGGAGTAAAGTGGGTTTACAAGATTAAGTACAAACCCAGTGCTGAAGTTGATCGTTTCAAAGCAAGATTAGTTGCAAAAGGATACAAACAAAAATCAGGTATCGATTATTTTGAAGTATTTGCTCCTGTTGCTAGATTAGATACTATTCATATGATTATTTCACTCTCGGCTCAAAATAAGTGGAAGATacatcaaatggatgttaagtcTGCATTTCTAAATGGCACTTTAGAAGAAGAAGTGTATGTTGAGCAACCTGTAAGATATGAAGttcttggaaaagaagataAAGTTTATAAATTGAAGAAAGCTTTGTACGGATTAAAGCAAGCACCAAGAGCATGGTACAAGAAGATTGATTCTTATTTCATTGAGAATGGTTTCAGAAGATGTCCATTTGAGCATACTCTTTATATCAAGTTCGTTGAAAATGGAGATATCTTGATCGTGTGtctttatgttgatgatttgATCTTTACTGggaacaatttgaagataacTGCAGAATTCAGGGAGGCTATGATAAAGCACTTTGAAATGACAAATATGGGCTTGATGTCTTACTTTCTTGGCATTGAAGTAGTTCAAAAGATTGTGAAATTTTCATTTCTCAAAAGAAATATGCAAATgatattttgaagaaatttcagATGGAGCACTCAAAACCAGTTTCTACTCCAGTCGAAGAGAAGTTCAAATTGTTGAGAGAAGATAAAGGAAGAGCAGTAAATCACACATACTACAAAAGCTTGATTGGAAGTCTGAGATACTTGACTGCGACTAGACCAGATATTGTGTTTGGAGTTGGTTTGCTTAGAAAATTTATGGAGGAGCCTTGTATCAACCATTTGCAAGCGGCAAAGAGAATTCTTCGATATATTAAAGGTACTTTAAATGATggaatttattatgagaatactAATGAAGTAAACCTTGTTGGCGAGTGATTGGGCCGGAGAtatagaaacaagaaaaagtactTCAGGGTTTgtatttcatcttggttctggTGCAATTTCATGGTCGTCAAAGAAACAACCAGTAGTAGCACTATCTACAGCAGAAGCAGAATATATAGCAGCAGCAAGTTGTGCAACACAAGCAGTTTGGCTAAGAAGAATTCTTGAGGAATTAAACGAGAAACAAAGTACTCCAACAACAATATTTTGTGATAACAAGTCAGCTATTGCACTTTGCAAAAATCCAGTATTCCATGGAAGATCAAAGCATATTGATATTCGGGTTCATAAAATCAGAGAGTTGGTAAATGAGAAAGAAGTTGTGATCGAGTACTGTCCAACTGAAGAACAAGTTTCAGATATCTTTACAAAGCCATTGAAGACAGAgttattttacaaattgaagaaGATGTTTGGAATGATTAATTTTGCAAGCTTAATTTAAGGGAGGCAATGTTAATTCATTATAAATTAACTTGCATCACTAGAATTTTCATGAAgagtttttgaaatcaaaatggTCAAAGAAGAAGCAAAGTTTTAGTTGAATACAATAATCATCAATTGGGTAGATATTGCTAGAAGCTAATGTTGGAAGCTTGAAGATTTTTGAAGAACATTTAAGAGAATAGTACAATTACAAAATTCTACAACattgaagaaattcaaaatcaaattgaattgaaattggaaGTCAAGCAAATTAGAAGATTATGGAAACTATATGAATACAAGTTGAAAGAAGATTCATGAAGCCAACTCATAAAATACTAGTCATTACAAAATTGAGTTGtaattcataaattattattttagtaggaagcattgcctatataaaggcacatATGCCTTGTGAAATGGATGTGTGTGTTCCATAATGAAAATGAGTATGTTTTGAAATTCTCTCCTTTGTTTTATGAGTGTTAGTGAGtttgaaagatgaaaatatGATAGCGTTATTTATATGAGTGAGTGATCCTAGGGCCAATTAAGTGTGGGTATTATACTtacaattggtatcagagctggtTAATCCAGCGCCTGGTGTTTGAGAGTTTGTGAGGTGTGAGAGAGTTCTCACATAGTTGTTTATTCATAGAGTCAGTATGGCAAACACTTTCAATATTGTGTGGTCCAATCCCAAGTTAGATGGGAAACTTGATTATAGTTATTGGGAGACTTTGATGTCCACCCATTTGAAGGCCCATTAATTCTGTGCTGCTTGGTTAGGAGAAACAAAACTCAAGTGCTACCAACTAGCAATAAGTACCAATGGGTGTCATCATTTGTTTTGTTCTTAGATGTAAAGAACTTCATGATCCTCATGTCTTGGACCCTCTTCAAGGTTCAAAAAGATTATATGTAGTTGGCTTCTCGGGCAACTAAAGGAGGCCTTGGTTGACGTTTTCTCTTCGATTTCAGATCAACTACTATGATTGAAATGTTATCCTTACTATTTCTAGCATAAGCAATCTCAGTCAGGCTATTGGCAACAACTTGTGCCGGAGATATTTCCTCCAGAGACAGGGACCTTCGTCGCCTTCTTAGAATATGCCGCGCAACTTCACCAACCTCTTCATTCGTCATGACATCCCAGAGTCCATCACTTGCCAATATTAAGCACTCATCCTCCTCACTTCTTGCTGTAAAGGTTATCTCAGGCACTGGAATGATCCATGGCCTCAAGTACCTATCACCTGAAACATAATTGTTAACTAGGTAAATACAAGACGACCAGTAGCCATGGACCTTTTGTTCCAAGAAGTCCAATTCCTAATAATTCAACTTACGTTTTTTCCTATCTCTTTTCCTGTTCTGAACCATAATTCGACTTGCCATCTTAGTTTGAACTAGATGGCAGATGCTACACACATGATGGTTAAATAAAAACTCTGGAAAAGTCACTTGCATGCCATCTAAGTTTTAGGCAGCAAATGGTTCTAGCAACAACAAACTAGTAATACTTTCTTGCATCAGATAATTAGGTACAACAGTAAAGTATGCTAAGTACCAGAGGAGAAATAAAACGTAGCTTCGACTTTTACCAAATACCTTGCAAAACTCAATAGATTATTGATAACTGCCTATGCTCATTATTTCCCGAGTGATTGTGGACAGGCTGTTATTATCAAAATCAGTGTGTATAAAAATTTACTGAACTACTACAGCacgaaggaagcttgcaaacaTATGAAAAGAACTTCTGGAAAtcaattaacaataaaaaatgacaaatataaaaaacaacTTGAGTTGCAAATCAAATTGCTATATATAACGTGCTTAGTTCTGTTGGCCTGTTCTCTCATCAATCATAACACGCTGAACCATAGTCATTAAAGTTAATGTACTAAGAAAATATTCGGTACATTATTCTGATAATCTGATCCTCCTATGTGACTTCCATTAATCCATGGACCATGGCCATAGTCCCGCTCTCAAAATGGAATTTCTATAcgtacatttcttttctttcaattacTTTTTATGCTGACACCAAAATGGGGTTTACCATTACATATAAGTATGTAGATTTATCCTAGAGAATTTATAGGATCAAAACCATTTTGAAAGtacaaaatattgaaattgaaggttGTGCTGTTTTTCATTGTTTATTAGCCAATGACAGAAAATTGGTCACGTTTTATTGAAAGAAACTTTAATGCCTTAATCGTTCAAAAGAAGAAAATCTCAAGAATCCTTAGCCTAAGACGGTATATATGTAGATAAATCAAGGTACCTATAGCCCTGGACATGGCAAGAACACCAAACACCCTAGCTCCATTCCAGTTTATGacttttcctcctcctccttcaatTCTCAAGAGTTCATCTTGTCTATCAGGCTGTACAAGCAAGGACAATGGTATCTTAACTTGTCAATGAAACGAAAGATAACTCATATAACttatgaaatataaaaattactgGAATATATATGGCTCCAGTTAGGTACCAAAATTgacttcattttattttttattttatatttttccttttcatttAGTCACACCTTCTCAAGCATTTCCGACAGGCCTAAAAGGTTTTCATCCTTTTCTAATTGCTCTAATTGAAAATAGATTTACCTTGTATCCATGCCGCATGAAAAACAAAGATAGCTTTGATTTGATAAAATGACAGTACATAACAAGAATTAATCgcatatgaacaaaaaaagtGGTAAAAATGGGTTGTGATAAAGACCTTCTGATCGACAGTGAGGGGGATTGTTTGAGCCCTGCGGCAAAGAACGACCCTTGAATCGCCGCAGTTGGATGTAATGATTTGGCAACCAGACAGAACCACCACAGAGGCTGTAGATCCTACCATTTCAGGTGCAACTTCATCTGATGATATCTCATTGTCAGTCCTTTCAAAACCGTTAGAAAATACGGCCTCCCACCTTCTTTGCCATTCACTATAACTCTCTATTTGCCGCTCCCATTCCTCTGCTATCACATCGTGCATCCGATTTGCACAAAATTTAGCCACCTACCAATGAAGTACAACAGTTAGGGAGGGTTTAATTTTCTTAGGACATGTAGTACTGGACAAATGCATTCGAGTAAAACGGTTGACCTCCACCACCTCGGATTTTGGACAGGTTTATTGTACTACTCTTCCCTTGTACTGGGGGAAGCTAAGGAGGACGTATCAGTGGCCCTTCTTAATCCATACATAGTTCTGTTAAATGAATACTCTGAAATGAAGGGTAAAAGTAATGCTCAATCCAAAGCTATCATCATAGTAGCCAATAGCCAGGAATTATTGCATATTCATATTGAATACTGAATACATTAAGTTGGATCGTACTTAAATTACTATTTACTTTGTTGCATAtactatgcttttatttatataaagtattagtttaatttatattattcaacTAAGCACAGTCCATCTAACTTATTAGGAGGATAATTTATCTGATATTGAGAAGCTTCTGTCTGATCTGTGAGCTAatctttcatatttttcatcGAGAATATTCACACAATTAATTTTCGTACGaattatctatattattttaatattatatttaggttaaacataatttaaatttaatttcacacataaaattaatttttagttggCCAGAAAATATTTATGAAGAAGGAAGGAACTCATTCAAACAAATctcaaaaaataatatcatatttaaatttaatttaatcatgAAATGCAATATTTGGccaaatttttatttgactaatactaataaaattttttatttttttaatttctcatgCGTAATTATGTTATGCCGGTGTAGTGCTCTCACGTGAAACGTGTTTCTTATTTTCCAAAACGGAGCAGATCAAGAAGGGCGAGGGCCACATCATCAGTGAGCCCTCGGCAGCACCTTATAATATTCCAAAACGGACGCAAAGGCAAAGGTAAAGCCAATTTCCCATTCACAAATCAATGGAATGAAGCATTCATCCCTTTTTCCTCTTTCACCAAAAGGCTCATCCTTCCGTTCGAATTCCATCCACGCGGTCATACACTAATTATTAACACTTGTCAATATATGCTTTAACAAAGGAATACATATCTGCTTGCTTTTCCAGGTTCTACTCCCTCCATACGAAAAGCAAGAATCAAAGTGCTCTTTTTGGCAATCCACAAATGCGAGTGTGACCAAAACGACCTGAGGAACCAGCAACGCTAATAAATTTGGATTTACATTCTCTAAAGtctaaattttactttagagaataaagtgAGATCTCTGATCATTTATTCCGTggaaccaaaaataaatataaaattttattttttaaaataaaatttaaactttaaaagaTCTAAATCCAATAAATTTGCACATCCAACTATTACTAACTATTAGCTTGTATCAAATCCCGAGAATTAACACAATTAGCATGATGGTAGTTGCTtcgattattattattattagaatgaGATGGCAATTAGATTCTCACAAATTTTGATTTaggattaattaatttttaaaaaatattaattaaatcttttaaaataataaataatagacatgtatatctttttattaatagATACTACAAAACGTCAAACCGTACAAAATTatctatatattttgttattggtGTGTATCGTGTTGTTGTATATAAACACAAAAACAATATAGTTTtggataataaaatatttattctcttttaaatttttatataatctttattaactgttttttatttataacaaattttattataacagataaaattttgttccaaaaattataatttacataacaattttttataaataaatgtcataataattaataatacatataaatacaaccgttaaattttaatgataaattgattaaaatattaagaGCCGTCATCAACACTTTgctgttattattatttactctTATTAAGATTTTGATCctctaaagtttaaattttactttagagaataaaatatGATCTTCTATCattgaataatttttcttttatatttattcttgattctatttataaagttaataataagatatcacactttattctctaaagtaaaattcaaattttagaggaTCAACTCCCATATTATTATTAAGCATCAATATtcgtaattaatttttaagagCCGCGTGTATGAAGCAAATTTGATAACGTGTGAGAGATTAGGCATGTAACCttaaaatggaaaataaaataaaatcactgGTAGTAGTATCTGCTTATCTGGCCCTCCCCTTCAACGGCAAAAAAAGGCATACCCCAATCACTCTTACGCGTGTCACACGACAAGGAGACGCActccaattttctttttctctctctctatgGACCACTTTCCCCATAACACGTGTCCATCATGAGAGCAACCCGGCCACCAACCACATTCCCATCCCACCTTTAAGTAGACGATCAACCACACTATTTATTTACCCAAAATTACTAATAATAGAATAGAatagtattatattttttcaaaataaataaataagcatttttcaatttttatattacGAAAAAATGCCACCCACTCTACATTTCCATGCCTGGTCATGGTCACCACAGCCAGGACaggtctttatttttattatgaaactttcaaatatatatttcgaactttaaaaaaaatcttgcaAAATTTAAAtgcgaaataataaaatatatgcgGAAGAAGGTATACCTGAGAGCCACCATGACCGTCGTACACTCCGAAGAAATGAAGGGGAGAGATCTCGCCGGAGGATTGGGAGCCAGGGGCCGTACAACCGCCGACGTGGTGGCACGTGCGGGACATGAATCCAGGAATAACGGCAACCGCGTCCTCCATCTCCTTCCTTCTCCCAATCACCGAAGTGTGCCCCCAACTCACTCCCTTGTTCTTCCTCCCCACGCATTTATCCCTGACCGCTGCCGCCACCACAACCTCCACGTCACTCGACACAGTCCGCCTAAGCAGAGGAGGCAAGAGTATGGCGTCGGCGGGAGGAATCTCCCCGGAGCCACTGCTGATGGAGGAAATGTCGCCGGAGCTGGTGTTACTGCCGCGAAAGTCGTCGAAGCTGAGGATTGAGGAAATGCCGGAGCTGGAACTGGTGGTGGACAACTCTGAGTCGTGTCGCTGGAGCTGCTCTTCCTCGTCCATGATGCAACGACAATGAGAGAGGGGAGAACGGAAGATAATTGAGGTGATAAAAGAAGAGGAAAGGACAGGTAAAAAAGTGACACGTGTAAGAGAAATATAAGTTTTGTTGATGGCACACGCATCTGCTGTGACTTTCGGGGGTTGGAGTGGGAAAATGAAAACGAAAAGGAAAGGTTAAACCAAAAAAATGGAGAGGAATGACTTCTATGTAGTCGTACTCACCTGTCTTATGCTGCGCCTACACCTGTCCCCATTCTGATCTCAACTCGACACGCATCTTTACGTTTCACTTTCCGACGCTCTAGCTAGTACCTCCCATAATAATTCCCTCGGTTTTTATTCTCTAGGGCACTCCTACCTTTTCAAGTATGCACCGTCCACCCATAGTGTGCCAGATCCCACACCCAGCTCACTGTTTTACCTCTTATTGGACCGTCTAGAATCCGTGACGTAGTAAAGGTTTGTAGAGAATTTTGGTCTCTCTGCGTGTGACGTGTGAGGAACCTATGTACGTAAGCAGCCGTCCGTACGTcgtctttttatttatttttcaagaaGATATTTAAGATGTAATAAAAGTCGGTCTAAACCATAATTGTCAAAACTGAACGGGTAATCGAATCAGTCCGATTAATTCAAtcttatgtaaataaaaaataaaatatagttaaaaatttaaaattaaaatttaaaatatatattttcactaatattttaaaaatatctaaccattctaaaataatataaaacagaaacaataaatattttgttaattttactctattataaatatttttattttatttttagttaggtCGAACCGGTCTTACTGAATTTGACCGATTTACTCTAGAGTTGACCAATTTGCACCACTTCGTTGCCTTATACGATCAGATCGTCGGACTGGACCGGCTTAAGATCTAGTGCACCGATTTTTCGGTCAAACTGGCCGGTCTGATTCGATTTTAATAACAATGGTCTAAAGAAAAAgaggatgaggaggaggaagaacaagaggaagaggatgcaaaggaggaagaagatgaagaagaagaagacaaagaGAAAGACGAAGACGATTTTGTGATTTGTGTTTTAACCGAGACAAGAAAGCCCATTGTTCACAGTGAAGACCGGTTAAAATTTCTACATCCaacatgttttaaaaagttCTATGACATAGTGACTTTTTACCATTGCATATGCCCGTTTTAGGGTCTACATTTCTC
The genomic region above belongs to Arachis duranensis cultivar V14167 chromosome 3, aradu.V14167.gnm2.J7QH, whole genome shotgun sequence and contains:
- the LOC107478580 gene encoding probable protein phosphatase 2C 6, with the protein product MDEEEQLQRHDSELSTTSSSSGISSILSFDDFRGSNTSSGDISSISSGSGEIPPADAILLPPLLRRTVSSDVEVVVAAAVRDKCVGRKNKGVSWGHTSVIGRRKEMEDAVAVIPGFMSRTCHHVGGCTAPGSQSSGEISPLHFFGVYDGHGGSQVAKFCANRMHDVIAEEWERQIESYSEWQRRWEAVFSNGFERTDNEISSDEVAPEMVGSTASVVVLSGCQIITSNCGDSRVVLCRRAQTIPLTVDQKPDRQDELLRIEGGGGKVINWNGARVFGVLAMSRAIGDRYLRPWIIPVPEITFTARSEEDECLILASDGLWDVMTNEEVGEVARHILRRRRRSLSLEEISPAQVVANSLTEIAYARNSKDNISIIVVDLKSKRKRQPRPPLVAREANYI